The following are from one region of the Pocillopora verrucosa isolate sample1 chromosome 3, ASM3666991v2, whole genome shotgun sequence genome:
- the LOC131786770 gene encoding uncharacterized protein isoform X2, translating into MYSISKCKLTAVLSIALAGITMVSAVGMNLAQDCGSYCDQREEKPEEDTSPEVALRNSNFRNLQTNLPRTVQRSCTPFSVMELTGSLLALIAGSISWSISSIFWHSNRGNIHSVSGGIGSNIFGGMFGLALFFVIHHGDCKINWNWSDPKSIFYCILFLVVMSDWPISFVSDFIRREIGAVVVNQALCLVPLIALSEDWLFVRRPEAVNALPYTSIIMEIIGVVFVVSAVAISTVEFTCNNRESAIRSPLLSELSMQKTVETSYFLNVRQIEDSMTSSYLEQLRSNSGKSDPFPPLVEISDH; encoded by the exons ATGTACTCGATATCCAAATGCAAGCTTACTGCAGTATTGTCTATTGCTCTAGCTGGAATTACTATGGTCTCAGCAGTAGGCATGAACTTGGCACAAGATTGTGGCAGTTACTGTGACCAGAGAGAAGAAAAACCTGAGGAAGATACCTCCCCAGAGGTGGCATTAAGGAACAGCAATTTTAGGAACTTACAGACAAACTTACCTCGCACAGTGCAAAGATCTTGCACTCCATTCTCAGTCATGGAATTAACAGGATCTTTACTGGCCCTTATAGCAGGATCCATCTCATGGTCAATAAGCTCAA TATTTTGGCACTCCAACAGAGGAAATATTCATTCAGTTAGTGGTGGTATTGGTAGCAATATTTTTGGAGGAATGTTTGGTCTTGCATTATTTTTTGTGATTCATCATGGAGATTGTAAG ATCAACTGGAACTGGAGTGATCCTAAATCCATTTTTTACTGCATACTTTTCCTTGTGGTGATGTCTGACTGGCCAATAAGTTTTGTGTCAGATTTTATAAGAAGAGAAATTG GTGCTGTGGTAGTAAATCAAGCTCTGTGCCTTGTACCATTGATAGCTTTGTCAGAGGATTGGTTGTTTGTTCGACGACCCGAGGCAGTCAATGCTTTACCATACACATCTATAATTATGGAAATTATTG GTGTTGTGTTTGTGGTTTCAGCTGTTGCTATCTCCACTGTAGAATTTACATGTAACAATCGTGAAAGCGCCATCCGTTCACCACTATTAAGCGAACTTAGTATGCAgaag ACTGTGGAAACGTCATATTTCCTGAACGTTCGTCAAATTGAAGACAGCATGACCTCTAGTTACCTTGAACAGCTGCGGTCAAACTCTGGTAAAAGCGATCCCTTCCCTCCCCTGGTGGAGATTTCAGACCATTAG
- the LOC131786770 gene encoding uncharacterized protein isoform X3: protein MVSAVGMNLAQDCGSYCDQREEKPEEDTSPEVALRNSNFRNLQTNLPRTVQRSCTPFSVMELTGSLLALIAGSISWSISSIFWHSNRGNIHSVSGGIGSNIFGGMFGLALFFVIHHGDCKINWNWSDPKSIFYCILFLVVMSDWPISFVSDFIRREIGAVVVNQALCLVPLIALSEDWLFVRRPEAVNALPYTSIIMEIIGVVFVVSAVAISTVEFTCNNRESAIRSPLLSELSMQKTVETSYFLNVRQIEDSMTSSYLEQLRSNSGKSDPFPPLVEISDH, encoded by the exons ATGGTCTCAGCAGTAGGCATGAACTTGGCACAAGATTGTGGCAGTTACTGTGACCAGAGAGAAGAAAAACCTGAGGAAGATACCTCCCCAGAGGTGGCATTAAGGAACAGCAATTTTAGGAACTTACAGACAAACTTACCTCGCACAGTGCAAAGATCTTGCACTCCATTCTCAGTCATGGAATTAACAGGATCTTTACTGGCCCTTATAGCAGGATCCATCTCATGGTCAATAAGCTCAA TATTTTGGCACTCCAACAGAGGAAATATTCATTCAGTTAGTGGTGGTATTGGTAGCAATATTTTTGGAGGAATGTTTGGTCTTGCATTATTTTTTGTGATTCATCATGGAGATTGTAAG ATCAACTGGAACTGGAGTGATCCTAAATCCATTTTTTACTGCATACTTTTCCTTGTGGTGATGTCTGACTGGCCAATAAGTTTTGTGTCAGATTTTATAAGAAGAGAAATTG GTGCTGTGGTAGTAAATCAAGCTCTGTGCCTTGTACCATTGATAGCTTTGTCAGAGGATTGGTTGTTTGTTCGACGACCCGAGGCAGTCAATGCTTTACCATACACATCTATAATTATGGAAATTATTG GTGTTGTGTTTGTGGTTTCAGCTGTTGCTATCTCCACTGTAGAATTTACATGTAACAATCGTGAAAGCGCCATCCGTTCACCACTATTAAGCGAACTTAGTATGCAgaag ACTGTGGAAACGTCATATTTCCTGAACGTTCGTCAAATTGAAGACAGCATGACCTCTAGTTACCTTGAACAGCTGCGGTCAAACTCTGGTAAAAGCGATCCCTTCCCTCCCCTGGTGGAGATTTCAGACCATTAG